Genomic window (Shewanella psychropiezotolerans):
AAGCGTCGAATATACACCAGAAGATGATTTCTTCGGTACTGACAAATTCAGCTACACTGCTGAAGATGCAGACGGGAATACTGGTAAAGCTACGGATGTGGTTGTGACAGTCAACAACATCAATGATGCACCGACTGTATCTCCAACAGGTATGACAAGTACTGAAGGTTTCGCAGTTAAAGCATCTGCCAACGGCAATGATGTTGATGGCGATGCTCTTACCTATACCTGGACTCAGACAGCAGGAACCTCCGTCGAGTTTAGCAATGGCGGTGAAAGCATCACCTTTAGTGCTCCAACAGGCGATCATGAATTCGTCTTCTCTGTAGTAGCATCTGACGGCGAGCTTGACAGTGTAGCAGGTTCGGCAACTATCATAGTGAATGCACCAGATAACTCTTCAGGTGGTTCTCTAGGTTGGTTAACTATGCTTCTTCTTCCATTTGCAGGCCTACGTCGTCGTAAGCGCTAAGCAATGGTTTAACAAGCTATAAATGAGAAGGGAGCCAAATAGGCTCCCTTCTTTTTATCCGTTATTCCATGTTTAAAAAAGAACGACTGTCTCAATCAGCTATATTTCAAACACCTTGGTCATCACCTTATAAAGCTCAGTGCCTTGATAAACCGATGCCGAGGCAAAGTGCAGGATAGGTACACAATCTTTATTTATACTGAGTGGGGTTATGGTCTTATCGGTTCCATAAAGGTCGAGTCTCAGAATATTCGCTAATGGTTCTCCCTGTTTCAAAGGCTCACCGATTTCAGCCAGATACTCGACCATGCCGCCGAGAGGCGAATGATACTTCTTATAGTCTTGCAGATGACAGGCATATCTTTTCATCCTAGCAGGAACAATCTTCTGTTCGATGACGCCACGCTCACTCAGATAAGCCAAGATACCTTTAGCATCGACTAGGGCATCTTCGAGATTTATCTTCTCTTGAGAACCAAGCTCTAAGGTAAAGGCTGAGACTGGTACCTTCAAATCCCTCCCCGCTAATTTCATATGCTCGGTGAGCTGCCACCAGGGGCAGAAGATAGATTCATCCATGGCGCCACCAAAATCATTGGGAATGAACAAGGTATAAGGGATGGAGAAGAAAGATGCCGCCTTAGCATCGTATTCAGGACAATAGAGATGTTTACAAGACTTAGGCCCAGTATGGAGATCTAACACAATATCAGCTTGATGCGCCATCACTTGCAAATTGACCGCCTGCTGGTGTCCGGTAGTGATGCCCCATTCGCTGTTTAAGCGTTGATAACAGGCTTCAATCAACATGGCCCTGTA
Coding sequences:
- a CDS encoding succinylglutamate desuccinylase/aspartoacylase family protein, whose translation is MSFTQSSLKIGELATGQDLTIPIFSYECESATGPSVYIQANVHGAEVQGNAVIYQLMKLLEQYSICGDITLVPLANPLGINQKSGEFTLGRFDPITGVNWNREYLDHKVDVAAWYKAHDALSDADLIAQYRAMLIEACYQRLNSEWGITTGHQQAVNLQVMAHQADIVLDLHTGPKSCKHLYCPEYDAKAASFFSIPYTLFIPNDFGGAMDESIFCPWWQLTEHMKLAGRDLKVPVSAFTLELGSQEKINLEDALVDAKGILAYLSERGVIEQKIVPARMKRYACHLQDYKKYHSPLGGMVEYLAEIGEPLKQGEPLANILRLDLYGTDKTITPLSINKDCVPILHFASASVYQGTELYKVMTKVFEI